The genomic window CTGGCCGACCGTGCCGCAGGTCCCGCCGTACTCCGGCGCGACCACGAACGGATCCGCCGTCGGATCCGGCACGACCGTCGGGTTGTTGATGTTCGACAAACCCGGGACGCAGTTGTACTCGGGATTGCGGACCTTCACCTCGGCCATGAGCACGGTGTTCGTCAGGCCGTCGGTGAAGCTCGCGAGGCGCCGGCTGAGGTTCGGGGAGAAGACGCCCCTCGTCTGAGGGCCGCCCGGATTGAACACGAACCAGTCTCCCATGTTCACGCCGTAGTTCGTGATCCCCTTGGGGGAGTTGAAGAATGCGCTCGCGGGCGTCGGCGAGGAGTCCCGCTCGCTCGGGCAGATGAGCGTCGCGACGTTGCTGGAGGAGACGGTGTAATTCGGCGCGGCGCTGTAGGGGATCGTGAAGTTGATCGAGCTGAACATGGGCCCCTGCTCCATCAGGGGCAGGAGGCGGGCGTGGACGCTCCAGCCGACCCAGGCCGCGAACGCGGAGGGCCGCGTGTCGATCACGCCCGCGATGGGCAGCGTCCCGGCCACGCTCTCATAGTTATGAATCCCCAGGCCCAGCTGTTTCAGGTTGTTCGTACACTGAATCCGCCGGGCGGCCTCGCGCGCTGATTGCACGGCCGGCAGCAGCAGAGCGACCAGGACCGCGATGATGGCGATCACCACCAGCAGCTCGATCAGCGTGAACGCACGGCGACCGCCCTCGAGGCGACCCAGTCTCGCATTCATCTACCTGCCCCATTCTTGTTAAGGCCGTCCCGTCGCGGCCATGATCCCATCATTC from Aquisphaera giovannonii includes these protein-coding regions:
- a CDS encoding DUF1559 domain-containing protein translates to MNARLGRLEGGRRAFTLIELLVVIAIIAVLVALLLPAVQSAREAARRIQCTNNLKQLGLGIHNYESVAGTLPIAGVIDTRPSAFAAWVGWSVHARLLPLMEQGPMFSSINFTIPYSAAPNYTVSSSNVATLICPSERDSSPTPASAFFNSPKGITNYGVNMGDWFVFNPGGPQTRGVFSPNLSRRLASFTDGLTNTVLMAEVKVRNPEYNCVPGLSNINNPTVVPDPTADPFVVAPEYGGTCGTVGQGHSAWVDGNAQETGMTHAWPPNKAIMGTKGEGDLDLQGTPLFRGGVNATFAAITSRSYHPGGVNVLLGDGSVRFVKSTIAGPVWRALGTVSGGEVISADSY